The Rhinolophus ferrumequinum isolate MPI-CBG mRhiFer1 chromosome 6, mRhiFer1_v1.p, whole genome shotgun sequence genome has a window encoding:
- the TIPIN gene encoding TIMELESS-interacting protein, whose product MLEQENGLIDLPDYENVDETFSNPFPPPASPERGGEGAERDEESGREALVPVPPKRTVKRNIPKLDAQRLTSERGLPALRHVFDKAKFKGKGHEAEDLKTLIRHMEHWAHRLFPKLQFEDFIDRIEYLGNKKEVQTCLKRIRLDLPILHEDFISNNDEVGENNDRDTTATELDPFLTNSPESEKFASESSRSLTEEQQQRIERNKQLALERRQAKLLSNSQSLGNDLLANTPGAQTAEDGHMDEDEQKEESDGFNTDVLDNLHDAAAAANTVSEEQELKIEKTQLDQSF is encoded by the exons ATGCTGGAACAGGAGAATGGCTTGATTGATCTACCAGATTATGAGAATGTAGATGAAACTTTTTCAAATCCTTTCCCACCTCCAGCTTCTCCAGAGCGAGGTGGTGAAGGAGCTGAACGTGATGAAG AGTCAGGAAGAGAAGCACTTGTTCCTGTACCTCCAAAGAGAACAGTTAAAAGGAATATACCCAAACTGGATGCTCAGAg ATTAACTTCAGAGAGAGGGCTTCCAGCATTAAGGCATGTGTTTGATAAGGCAAAATTCAAAGGTAAAGGTCATGAG GCTGAAGACTTGAAGACGCTAATCAGACATATGGAGCACTGGGCACATAGGCTATTCCCTAAACTGCAATTTGAGGATTTTATTGACAGAATTGAATAcctgggaaataaaaaggaagttcaG ACCTGTTTAAAACGAATTCGACTTGATCTGCCTATTTTACACGAAGATTTTATTAGCAATAATG ATGAAGTAGGGGAAAATAATGACCGTGATACAACTGCTACTGAATTAGATCCCTTTCTGACAAATTCACCTGAAAGTGAGAAGTTTGCTTCTGAGTCAAGTAGAAGCCTAACCGAAGAGCAACAACAAAGAATTGAGAGAAATAAACAACTGGCCTTGGAAAGAAGGCAGGCAAAGCTACTGAGTAATAGTCAGTCCCTAGGAAACG ACTTGTTAGCAAACACACCCGGGGCACAGACAGCTGAAGATGGTCATATGGATGAGGATGAACAAAAGGAGGAGTCAGATGGGTTTAACACAGACGTTCTAGACAATCTACAtgacgctgctgctgctgccaatACTGTAAGTGAAGAGCAGGAATTGAAAATAGAGAAGACACAACTGGACCAGTCCTTTTAA
- the DIS3L gene encoding DIS3-like exonuclease 1 isoform X2, with product MTVMTSPQESPPVSPCPQDFRVVVRIDSWESTSMYPNGHFVRVLGRIGDLEGEIATILVENSISVAPFSEAQMCEMPVNTPENPWKVSPEEERERKDLRKTHLVFSIDPKGCEDVDDTLSVRTLSNGNLELGVHIADVTHFVAPNSYSDIEARTRATTYYLADRRYDMLPSILSADLCSLLGGVDRYAVSVLWELDKTSYEIKKVWYGRTIIRSAYKLFYEAAQELLDGNFSVIDDIPEFRDLDEKSRQAKLEELVWAVRKLTDIARHVRAKRHGALELEGVEVRIQLDEKKNICDLIPKQPLEVHETVAECMILANHWVAKKIWESFPHQALLRQHPPPHQEFFSELRECAKAKGFFIDTRSNKTLADSLDNANDPSDPIVNRLLRSMATHAMSNALYFSTGSCAEEEFHHYGLALDKYTHFTSPIRRYSDIIVHRLLMAAISKDKKMESKENLFSNKDLEELCRHINNRNRAAQRSQKRSTELFQCMYFKDKDQETEDRCISDGVIYSMRTNGVLVFIPRFGIKGAAYLKNKDGLVISCGPDSHSEWKPGSLQRFQNKITSTTTGGESVTFHLFDHVTVRISVQASRCHSDTIRLEIISNKPYMIPDTELFHQSSLLLKSDLVKEVTRSVEEAQLAQEVKVNVIQEDCEKYCQTKGRSLYTLLEEIRDLALLDVSNSHGI from the exons GACTTCAGGGTGGTTGTGCGCATTGATTCCTGGGAGTCGACATCCATGTATCCAAATGGACATTTTGTGCGTGTTTTAGGAAGAATCGGAGATCTGGAAGGAGAAATTGCAACCATCTTGGTGGAAAACAGTATTTCGGTTGCCCCTTTTTCAGAAGCTCAG ATGTGTGAGATGCCAGTAAACACACCAGAAAATCCCTGGAAGGTGAGTCCTGAAGAGGAACGAGAACGTAAAGACTTGAGGAAAACCCATCTTGTATTTAGCATTGACCCCAAAGGTTGTGAAGATGTGGATGACACACTCTCAGTCAGAACCTTAAGTAATGGCAACCTGGAACTTGGGGTCCACATTGCAGATGTCACACACTTTGTGGCACCAAATTCTTACAGTGACATTGAAGCAAGGACAAG GGCCACCACTTACTATTTAGCAGACCGCCGCTATGACATGCTGCCCTCCATCCTCAGTGCTGATTTGTGCTCCCTCTTGGGAGGCGTTGATAG GTATGCTGTAAGCGTCCTGTGGGAATTGGATAAAACCTCTTACGAAATTAAGAAAGTGTGGTACGGCAGAACCATTATTCGATCAGCATACAAACTGTTTTATGAAGCAGCCCAGGAACTATTGGATGGAAACTTCAGCGTCATTGATGATATTCCAGAATTCAGAGACTTGGATGAGAAAAGCAGACAAGCCAAGCTAGAGGAGTTAGTGTGGGCAGTTAGAAAGCTGACTGACATAGCGCGCCATGTCCGAGCTAAACGACATGGTGCCCTGGAACTGGAAGGGGTGGAGGTGCGCATACAGCTGGATGAGAAGAAGAACATCTGTGACCTCATCCCCAAGCAGCCGCTGGAAGTGCACGAGACAGTGGCTGAATGCATGATCCTGGCCAACCACTGGGTAGCCAAGAAGATCTGGGAGAGCTTCCCGCATCAGGCCTTGTTGCGCCAACACCCTCCTCCACACCAGGAGTTCTTTTCGGAACTGCGAGAATGTGCGAAAGCAAAAGGCTTCTTCATAGATACACG GTCCAATAAGACACTGGCTGATTCTCTGGATAACGCAAATGACCCCAGCGATCCCATTGTAAACAGGCTGCTGCGATCGATGGCCACGCACGCCATGTCTAACGCATTGTATTTCTCCACCGGATCGTGTGCGGAGGAAGAGTTCCACCATTATG GTCTTGCATTAGATAAATATACTCATTTTACTTCTCCAATAAGAAGATATTCAGATATTATAGTACACCGATTGCTAATGGCAGCCAtttcaaaagacaagaaaatggaaagtaagGAAAATTTGTTCAGCAACAAAGATCTTGAGGAATTATGCAGACATATCAACAACAGAAACCGA GCAGCACAGCGTTCTCAGAAGCGATCTACTGAGCTCTTCCAGTGcatgtattttaaagacaaagaccAAGAAACTGAGGACCGTTGCATATCCGATGGGGTTATTTATTCAATGAGAACAAATGGTGTGCTTGTGTTTATACCAAG GTTTGGGATTAAAGGTGCtgcttatctgaaaaataaagatggttTAGTGATTTCATGTGGCCCAGACAGCCATTCTGAATGGAAACCAGGATCCCTTCAACgatttcaaaacaaaatcacGTCAACCACAACAGGAGGGGAATCTGTTACGTTCCATTTGTTTGACCACGTAACA GTGAGAATATCTGTACAGGCCTCACGTTGCCATTCGGATACCATCAGGCTTGAAATAATTAGCAACAAACCATACATGATACCAGacacagaactttttcatcagAGTTCCCTCTTGCTAAAGAGTGATTTAGTGAAGGAAGTAACTAGATCTGTGGAGGAAGCTCAGCTTGCCCAAGAAGTCAAAGTAAACGTCATTCAGGAAGATTGTGAAAAATATTGCCAAACCAAGGGAAGAAGCCTGTATACCCTTCTAGAGGAGATACGGGACCTAGCTCTCCTGGATGTCTCAAACAGTCATGGAATATGA